The genomic stretch TTCCAAGCGCCTGCGCCAGTTTTCGTGGATATCGCCACAGAGTACTTCCGAAGGCGACGACGGATTTGCCTGGAGCCTGCTCGGCAATCAGTTCTACTTTCGCGCCATGGCGCTTCAGATACACAGCAACGGGCAAAAGCAACGGCCCTGTACCGGCGACAATGACGTGCTTGTCCCGAATTGGAACCCCTGCTTTTGCCAACGCCTGCAGGCCGCCTGCTCCCATCACGTTTGGCAGCGTCCACCCCGGAAAGGGCAGGAACCGTTCGCGCGCACCGGTGCAGAGGATCAGGCGTGCGTAGTTGATCTCCCGCATCCCGTCGGCGCTCTCGGCAACCAGAACTCCTGGACGCACCTGGTCAAAAATGCGAAAACCGCGCAAGATCTCGACACTCAAGCTCTTTAAGCGCTGATTCCATTTGCGTGCCGCACGGACCGATGGATTCGCTTCTTCTCCTCGCCAGATCTGTCCACCCAGTGCGGGGTTGTCGTCGAGGAGCAGAACACTCGCGCCGCACTCGGCAGCGCTCACAGCTGCGGCGATGCCCGCCGGTCCTCCGCCGGCAACGACAATGTCCCAACTCTGCCTATTCATCGGTGTTTATCTGCATTCCGTGCCTACATAGCATCTGGCAGCTCTTGACGTGGCGCACGCCGTCAACTGTCACTCGACATTCGAAGCACACTCCCATGCCGCATAGCGGGCCGCGCGGCTCTCCTGAAACCGAGCGGCGGAAACTCGAATTCCCTGCAATGAAGACAGCCGCTGCAACTGTCGTTCCGGCAGGCACCGTCAACTCTCTCCCATTAAGGGAAATCGCGAAAGCATCAGGCATACACGTGCTCCCGCGAGTGGCGCGACGGCAGGTATGGCTCAAAGGGAATCGCCGGCTTGCGTCCGAGAATCTGATCGACCAGCAGCTTTGCGGTTCCGAGCGAAGTGGTAATTCCGAGTCCTTCGTGGCCAGT from Terriglobales bacterium encodes the following:
- a CDS encoding (2Fe-2S)-binding protein, which encodes MPDAFAISLNGRELTVPAGTTVAAAVFIAGNSSFRRSVSGEPRGPLCGMGVCFECRVTVDGVRHVKSCQMLCRHGMQINTDE